The sequence AAGCGAAGGAAGCTCTGGAGAATCTTCGCAGGTACAAGAAAACCCTCAAGAAATAACGAGCGCGGGCTGGGTGGGAAATAGGGAGCTACTCCCGCATAGGTTGCAACTCAGCCGCGATGGTGTCAGGGCCGAAATCCTGTCCCTCCGGCCATCCTATTCCCGAAAAGAAGAGGCGCACTTGGTTGAAATACGCAGCGTCGTTGAGGCGTTCAAAAAATTCTGTCTTTATGTAGGGCGCGACGTCAAACACCCCTGATTTCCCGTCAGCGAAAACCACGGCGACTTTCTTGTCAGTTAATGCCTTTACTGAAACCACCTTGTCCATTGTCACTCCAAAGGTTTGATCGGCAGAGGATTTTGCCCATTGACGGCGAGACGCCAGTCCGCAAGCAGATCCTCTCGATGTATCTCGATCCAGGCCTGAACAAGCTTTTGCTTGTTCCTTGGCAAATTACCTTCCAGCAAATCGCCATCCTCAATAGAGTAAATAGCGTCATGGTCGCCATAAGTCGCGTGGAGGTGTGGCAACGAAT is a genomic window of Geomonas ferrireducens containing:
- a CDS encoding DUF2442 domain-containing protein, which encodes MDKVVSVKALTDKKVAVVFADGKSGVFDVAPYIKTEFFERLNDAAYFNQVRLFFSGIGWPEGQDFGPDTIAAELQPMRE
- the dhiT gene encoding type II toxin-antitoxin system toxin DhiT, with the translated sequence MVNILGIVLYIGVHTMPTISMFYGIVIYMFFYDNKRHSLPHLHATYGDHDAIYSIEDGDLLEGNLPRNKQKLVQAWIEIHREDLLADWRLAVNGQNPLPIKPLE